One Gloeothece verrucosa PCC 7822 DNA window includes the following coding sequences:
- a CDS encoding RuBisCO large subunit C-terminal-like domain-containing protein: protein MTITVDYRFPPGIDPQKQAKIIAVGQTAGTWDAKWSHREDTLKQHLAEVIDIQTDERGYSIAKIAFPEMNVENDIASLLTMIFGKYSMAGAAKVLGVHLPESYGQRPKFGITGIRKTLNVWNRPLIMAIFKPALGLSAADHGIILKQVAQAGLDIIKDDEILGDLATAPTLKRLEACRQVIEEIQQQTGRTVLYAVNVTGKADQLIQKARLLVKQGANALLLNVLTYGFSVLEALAADPEINVPIFAHPAFAGAMCASADTGLSYSVILGTLMAHAGVDAVLYPAHYGSLPFEAQEEHNIRDNLRSRNVFPVPSAGIHPGIVPKAIADYGNEVILNAGTGIMDHPDNPGAGVQAFFEALERLESGQPFTVDSLPPGALKQALEKWGV from the coding sequence ATGACAATCACAGTAGACTATCGCTTTCCCCCCGGAATAGACCCCCAAAAACAAGCCAAAATTATTGCTGTGGGACAAACCGCAGGAACATGGGACGCTAAATGGTCACACCGAGAAGACACCTTAAAACAACATTTAGCAGAAGTGATCGATATTCAAACCGATGAAAGAGGTTACAGTATCGCTAAAATCGCTTTTCCGGAAATGAATGTCGAAAATGACATCGCCAGCCTTTTAACCATGATATTCGGCAAATATTCTATGGCTGGTGCAGCAAAAGTTTTAGGGGTGCATCTCCCCGAAAGCTATGGTCAACGTCCTAAATTTGGCATTACTGGAATCAGAAAAACCCTCAATGTTTGGAACCGTCCCTTAATTATGGCCATTTTTAAACCCGCTTTAGGACTATCAGCCGCCGATCATGGCATTATTTTAAAACAAGTGGCTCAAGCTGGCTTAGATATCATCAAAGACGATGAAATATTAGGGGATTTAGCAACGGCTCCTACTCTAAAACGTTTAGAAGCTTGTCGTCAAGTTATAGAAGAGATCCAACAACAAACCGGACGCACTGTTTTATATGCGGTTAATGTTACCGGTAAAGCCGATCAATTAATTCAAAAAGCACGCTTGTTAGTCAAACAAGGAGCAAATGCTTTATTATTAAATGTCCTAACTTATGGGTTTTCTGTACTAGAAGCCTTAGCCGCCGATCCAGAAATTAACGTCCCTATTTTTGCTCATCCAGCTTTTGCCGGGGCTATGTGTGCATCAGCGGACACCGGGTTATCTTATTCAGTTATTTTAGGAACATTAATGGCTCATGCTGGCGTAGATGCGGTGTTATATCCGGCTCATTATGGAAGTTTACCCTTTGAGGCACAAGAAGAACATAATATTAGAGATAATTTGCGCTCTCGTAATGTCTTTCCGGTTCCTTCTGCTGGAATTCATCCGGGTATTGTTCCTAAAGCCATCGCTGATTATGGCAATGAAGTTATTTTAAATGCAGGTACAGGAATTATGGACCATCCCGATAATCCAGGAGCAGGCGTTCAAGCCTTTTTTGAAGCTTTAGAGCGGCTAGAGAGCGGTCAACCTTTTACGGTAGACAGTTTACCACCAGGTGCCTTAAAACAAGCTCTCGAGAAATGGGGGGTCTAA
- a CDS encoding ABC-ATPase domain-containing protein, translating into MLDDNQLRKKLLQIDGYGYKAYKDIKGTYEFSDFILTVEHVQGDPFAAPSKLIAKIPQLVAQFPSSLYQSKSREIALRDYLTRQFERVAQQISSYRGTGKSGLISLVRIGQEVLERTAVFINTQEVEVRFLVGLPARGRTILGRQAAQMLGEDVPEIINHTLKYKALNAQEIQTHIESCEDADYLRQQLEEKELIAFVANGSILPRRSGVDFRPLKEDVITFQSPPSLEVEFSCPNRGKIRGMGIKKGITLIVGGGYHGKSTLLRAIELGVYNHIPGDGREWVISDPTAVKIRAEDGRSIVGVNIASFINQLPQGKTTTNFSSTNASGSTSQAANIIEALEAGAKVLLVDEDTAATNFMIRDRRMQRLISKDKEPITPFIDKVKQLYSDYAVSTILVMGGSGDYFDVADTVIAMENFQPFDVTEQAKAIAKEYSSDRIPEGGQKFGQITARIPLGESIDPSRGRRAVKFKVRDVDEVAFGTEDIDLSAVEQIVDPGQLRAIALAIVYAKENYIDQRKTIPEILDRVMMDIGEQGLDVLTEFPQVDLALFRRFELAAALNRLRSLKVF; encoded by the coding sequence ATGCTAGATGACAATCAATTACGAAAAAAGCTATTACAGATAGACGGTTACGGTTACAAAGCTTACAAAGATATTAAAGGAACTTATGAGTTTTCCGACTTTATTTTAACTGTTGAACATGTGCAAGGAGACCCCTTTGCCGCCCCGAGTAAACTCATTGCTAAAATTCCTCAATTAGTGGCTCAATTCCCTTCAAGTTTATATCAATCCAAGAGCCGAGAAATAGCCCTCAGAGATTATCTAACTCGTCAATTTGAGCGAGTAGCACAGCAAATAAGTTCTTATCGAGGCACCGGCAAAAGCGGCTTAATTTCCCTGGTCAGAATAGGGCAAGAAGTTTTAGAACGCACAGCAGTTTTTATCAATACTCAAGAAGTCGAAGTGCGTTTTTTAGTGGGACTACCAGCAAGAGGACGCACAATTTTAGGCCGCCAAGCCGCACAAATGTTAGGGGAAGATGTCCCAGAGATTATTAATCATACCCTTAAATATAAAGCTTTAAATGCTCAAGAAATTCAAACCCATATTGAAAGCTGCGAAGATGCCGACTATCTCAGACAACAATTAGAAGAAAAAGAATTAATTGCTTTTGTGGCTAATGGGTCTATTTTACCCCGTCGTAGTGGCGTGGATTTTCGTCCTTTAAAAGAAGATGTGATTACTTTTCAATCTCCTCCTTCTCTAGAAGTAGAATTTTCATGTCCCAATCGAGGAAAAATTCGCGGCATGGGAATCAAAAAAGGCATTACCTTAATTGTTGGGGGTGGTTATCATGGAAAGTCAACCCTATTAAGAGCCATTGAATTAGGGGTTTATAATCATATTCCTGGGGATGGCCGAGAGTGGGTAATTAGTGATCCCACTGCCGTAAAAATACGTGCTGAAGACGGAAGATCAATTGTGGGGGTAAATATTGCCTCCTTTATTAATCAATTACCCCAAGGAAAAACCACGACGAATTTTTCTAGCACTAATGCCAGTGGCAGTACATCTCAAGCGGCTAATATTATTGAAGCATTAGAAGCCGGGGCAAAAGTTTTGCTCGTGGATGAAGATACCGCCGCCACGAATTTTATGATCCGTGATCGCCGAATGCAACGGTTAATTTCTAAGGATAAAGAACCCATCACCCCCTTTATTGATAAAGTTAAACAACTGTATAGCGATTATGCAGTATCAACGATTTTAGTCATGGGAGGAAGTGGAGATTATTTTGATGTAGCAGATACAGTGATCGCTATGGAAAATTTTCAACCTTTTGATGTCACCGAACAAGCTAAAGCTATTGCCAAAGAATATAGTAGTGATCGTATCCCAGAAGGCGGACAAAAGTTTGGTCAAATTACTGCACGTATTCCTTTAGGAGAAAGTATTGACCCCAGTCGGGGACGACGAGCGGTAAAATTTAAGGTCAGAGATGTAGATGAGGTCGCTTTTGGGACAGAAGATATTGATTTAAGTGCAGTAGAGCAAATTGTTGATCCCGGACAGTTAAGAGCTATTGCTTTAGCGATTGTTTATGCTAAAGAAAATTATATTGATCAACGTAAAACGATACCGGAGATTTTAGACCGAGTCATGATGGATATAGGAGAGCAAGGATTGGATGTTTTGACCGAGTTTCCTCAAGTAGATTTGGCTTTATTTCGTCGGTTTGAGTTGGCGGCGGCTTTAAATCGTTTGCGGAGTTTGAAGGTTTTTTAG
- a CDS encoding DUF2949 domain-containing protein, protein MPNQLIAYLQNDLNISSEQIQLALSHCQMIPSQLPMILWQYGLINLGQLNQILDWWETH, encoded by the coding sequence ATGCCCAATCAATTAATTGCTTATCTTCAAAACGACTTAAACATTTCCTCGGAACAAATTCAATTAGCTTTGAGTCACTGCCAGATGATTCCCAGTCAACTCCCCATGATCCTTTGGCAATATGGATTAATTAACTTAGGACAACTTAATCAAATTTTAGACTGGTGGGAAACCCACTAA
- a CDS encoding Uma2 family endonuclease, which yields MSQLQLKLITDTWIKATWDKYLQAITTPDYEKAKGYYYNGRMRFEMSPLGNPHSRDHAAIIGILYLLAGLRNIDLDVHDNCTYRKSGSLEAQPDVSFYLGSNAEVVPWDTTIIDLDHYPPPDLVIEVAYSSLGDDKGEKRLLYESLGVGEYWIIDVQKVEIIAFRVENRGSRRIEQSEVFLGLEIGLLEEALRRSREMNHGKVSAWLLSQFQ from the coding sequence ATGAGTCAGCTACAACTCAAACTGATAACCGATACTTGGATTAAAGCGACTTGGGATAAATATCTTCAAGCAATTACAACTCCTGACTACGAAAAGGCTAAGGGCTACTATTATAATGGACGGATGAGGTTTGAAATGTCTCCTTTAGGTAATCCCCATTCCCGCGATCATGCGGCTATTATTGGTATTTTATATCTATTGGCGGGGCTTCGGAATATAGACCTTGATGTTCATGATAACTGTACTTATCGAAAAAGCGGCTCTCTTGAAGCGCAACCGGATGTGTCTTTTTATTTGGGGAGTAATGCAGAAGTTGTTCCTTGGGATACTACTATTATCGATCTCGATCACTATCCGCCGCCAGATTTAGTCATTGAAGTTGCTTATTCTTCTCTGGGAGATGATAAAGGAGAAAAACGCCTTTTATATGAGTCGTTGGGGGTGGGTGAGTATTGGATAATTGATGTGCAAAAAGTTGAGATAATTGCTTTTAGGGTTGAAAATCGGGGAAGCCGCAGAATTGAACAATCTGAAGTGTTTTTAGGTTTAGAGATTGGGTTATTAGAAGAAGCTTTGCGGCGTAGTCGAGAGATGAATCATGGTAAGGTGAGCGCTTGGTTATTGTCTCAATTTCAATAG
- a CDS encoding type II toxin-antitoxin system HicB family antitoxin has protein sequence MKTRSFTVIVYKEEDMYIAECPEVGTVDQGETIEQAIAGLKEATRLYLQEFPLPEASPKYITTLSGILKQAQVTPVHREPINSNFL, from the coding sequence ATGAAAACCCGTAGTTTTACAGTTATTGTCTATAAAGAAGAAGATATGTATATAGCGGAATGTCCAGAAGTCGGCACAGTTGATCAGGGTGAAACCATTGAACAAGCTATTGCTGGTTTAAAAGAAGCAACACGGCTTTATCTTCAAGAATTTCCTTTGCCTGAAGCATCTCCCAAATATATAACTACTTTAAGCGGCATTCTCAAGCAAGCGCAAGTTACCCCAGTTCATCGAGAACCTATAAACTCTAATTTTCTGTAA
- a CDS encoding glutathione S-transferase family protein — MTNSSSTAKTPSKGKSLPPKLIIKLGKTIWSTLWHQMMSKMAPRNQTGDYIRPASQFRNSVGTQPDNPYQPEAARYRLYVGLGCPWAHRTLVVRAMKGLEAAISVSIVYPDGDAGIWALEDSQQGCSTLPELYALAQPGYNGRSTVPVLWDLKTNTIVNNESAEIIVMLNDQFNQWATHPDLDLYPESLKAEIDQWNDKIYHRVNNGVYRCGFAQTQQAYETACTEVFDTLDEIEEVLETKRYLCGNQLTLADVRLFTTLFRFDIVYYGLFKCNRRRIADYKNLGAYLRDLYQIPGVADTCNLEQVKQDYYGNLFPLNPGGIIPLGPDISNLLEPHERQIGALGNAP; from the coding sequence ATGACCAACTCATCCTCAACCGCTAAAACTCCTAGTAAAGGTAAATCCCTTCCCCCCAAACTGATCATTAAATTGGGAAAAACGATTTGGTCAACCCTATGGCATCAAATGATGTCGAAAATGGCCCCGCGCAACCAAACCGGAGACTATATTCGTCCTGCCAGTCAATTTAGAAATTCTGTAGGCACACAACCCGATAACCCTTATCAACCCGAAGCCGCACGTTATCGCCTCTATGTGGGGTTAGGTTGTCCTTGGGCCCATCGAACCCTTGTAGTACGGGCAATGAAAGGACTTGAAGCGGCGATCTCTGTTTCTATTGTTTATCCCGATGGAGATGCGGGTATCTGGGCCTTAGAAGACTCTCAACAGGGATGTAGCACCCTGCCAGAATTATATGCTTTAGCCCAACCCGGTTACAACGGGCGCTCTACTGTACCGGTGCTGTGGGACCTCAAAACCAACACCATTGTTAACAATGAGAGTGCAGAAATTATTGTCATGCTTAACGATCAGTTTAACCAATGGGCAACCCATCCTGATCTTGATCTCTACCCAGAAAGCTTAAAAGCCGAAATCGACCAATGGAACGATAAAATTTATCACAGGGTTAATAATGGGGTTTATCGCTGCGGTTTTGCCCAAACACAGCAAGCTTATGAAACGGCCTGTACTGAAGTGTTTGACACGCTGGATGAGATTGAGGAGGTATTAGAGACGAAGCGCTATTTATGTGGGAATCAACTGACTCTTGCTGATGTGCGTTTGTTTACCACTCTGTTTCGTTTTGATATTGTTTATTATGGGCTGTTCAAATGTAATCGCCGCCGCATCGCTGATTATAAAAATTTAGGCGCTTACCTACGAGATTTATATCAAATACCTGGAGTCGCTGATACTTGTAATCTAGAACAGGTGAAACAAGATTATTATGGCAATCTTTTTCCGCTTAATCCGGGGGGGATCATTCCCCTTGGCCCAGATATATCAAACTTACTTGAACCTCACGAACGTCAAATTGGTGCGCTAGGGAACGCACCCTAG
- the hpnH gene encoding adenosyl-hopene transferase HpnH, whose amino-acid sequence MAVQLQQALAVGTYIITQRLRGRKRFPLVLMLEPLFRCNLACSGCGKIQHPKEILKQQLTPQECFAAVEECGAPVVSIPGGEPLLHPQIDEIVQGLVKRKKFVYLCTNAILLEKNLHKFEPSPYLTFSVHLDGLKEQHDKCVDRPGVFEIAVKAIKAAKAKGFRVTTNTTVFEGADPKQMQEFFDFLESLGTDGMMISPGYSYEWAPDQEHFLKREQTKALFREILAPWKTGKKVWNFNHNPLFLDFLIGEKDYDCTPWGSPSYSLFGWQKPCYLLNEGHYKTYQELLEKTEWEKYGPKSGNPNCADCMVHCGYEPTAAMDALKPENMGRAMGSLVKVG is encoded by the coding sequence ATGGCTGTTCAACTACAACAGGCACTAGCAGTAGGCACTTATATAATTACTCAGCGTTTGAGGGGACGCAAACGTTTTCCTCTTGTTCTGATGTTAGAACCTTTATTTCGCTGCAACCTAGCTTGTTCAGGATGCGGAAAAATACAACATCCCAAAGAGATCCTCAAACAACAGCTAACTCCCCAAGAATGCTTTGCCGCCGTAGAAGAATGTGGCGCTCCTGTGGTATCGATTCCGGGCGGTGAACCGTTACTCCATCCTCAAATTGATGAAATTGTTCAAGGGTTAGTCAAACGGAAAAAATTTGTCTATTTGTGTACAAATGCGATTTTACTAGAAAAAAACTTACATAAATTTGAACCTTCTCCCTACTTAACTTTTAGTGTGCATCTCGATGGTTTAAAAGAACAACATGATAAATGTGTGGATCGCCCTGGCGTATTTGAGATAGCGGTTAAGGCGATCAAAGCGGCTAAAGCGAAAGGTTTCCGAGTGACCACTAATACTACAGTATTTGAGGGAGCCGATCCCAAACAAATGCAGGAGTTTTTTGATTTCTTAGAGAGTTTAGGCACTGATGGGATGATGATTTCTCCAGGGTATAGCTACGAGTGGGCCCCGGATCAAGAACATTTTCTCAAGCGAGAACAAACGAAAGCCCTGTTTAGAGAAATTTTAGCGCCTTGGAAAACCGGTAAAAAAGTTTGGAACTTTAATCACAATCCTCTGTTTTTAGATTTTCTCATCGGAGAAAAAGATTATGATTGTACCCCTTGGGGAAGTCCTTCTTACAGTTTATTCGGTTGGCAAAAACCCTGTTATCTCCTCAATGAAGGGCATTATAAAACTTATCAAGAACTCCTAGAAAAAACCGAATGGGAAAAATACGGGCCCAAAAGCGGCAATCCAAATTGCGCTGATTGTATGGTGCATTGCGGTTATGAACCTACGGCGGCGATGGATGCTCTTAAACCTGAAAATATGGGGCGTGCTATGGGCAGTTTAGTTAAAGTGGGTTAA
- a CDS encoding pentapeptide repeat-containing protein: protein MANQQHLTLLRESISLWNEWRSKQPSIIPDLQNANLSNINLSGANLIDANLQGVIARKANLRGANLQRANLSQADLTQADLSQANLSKANLSKAYICHADLNQTILKQANLNQAYLLEAYLNKAVLRGCELIEADLTQAYITQTDLSSANLQRANLTQVTALNINALNTNFKAANLTKACLDNWFINQATNLEDIISDDPDWQSKLGLKAAQTLSRQLSIEAFIQALHHQNRAAKPEQKPTVKQSFLSLSLSGLC, encoded by the coding sequence ATGGCGAATCAACAGCACTTAACCCTACTTCGTGAAAGTATCAGCCTCTGGAATGAATGGCGCTCAAAACAGCCAAGTATTATTCCCGATCTCCAAAATGCTAATTTAAGCAATATTAATCTTAGTGGAGCTAACTTAATAGATGCTAATCTACAAGGTGTAATAGCTCGAAAAGCCAACCTAAGAGGTGCTAATTTGCAAAGAGCCAATTTGAGTCAAGCTGACCTAACTCAAGCGGATCTCTCTCAAGCAAATCTCTCTAAAGCGAACTTATCTAAAGCTTATATTTGTCATGCCGATTTAAATCAAACGATTCTCAAACAAGCGAATTTAAATCAAGCTTATTTACTTGAGGCCTACTTAAATAAAGCAGTTTTAAGAGGTTGTGAACTTATTGAAGCAGACCTAACACAAGCTTATATAACTCAAACCGACTTGAGTAGTGCTAATTTGCAACGAGCTAATCTAACTCAAGTAACCGCGCTCAATATTAACGCCTTAAATACTAACTTTAAAGCCGCTAATTTAACGAAAGCTTGTTTAGACAATTGGTTTATTAATCAGGCTACTAATTTAGAAGATATTATTAGTGATGATCCGGATTGGCAATCTAAGCTCGGCTTAAAAGCGGCTCAAACTCTTTCAAGACAACTATCTATAGAAGCCTTCATACAAGCTTTGCACCATCAAAATCGTGCCGCCAAACCGGAACAAAAACCAACAGTTAAACAGTCTTTTCTATCCTTAAGTTTGTCGGGGTTATGTTAA
- a CDS encoding Crp/Fnr family transcriptional regulator translates to MAKVSKQPKINPLKQLIDSNFLFKGLEEQLLAEYLSIDSLKVEKLFSNRPVYTAFLADEYLDVLYVIVDEGLVIIRSAPLDRIIAITYPGDCFGMRSLPFSHGLASRAFPSLVEAYKTTHVIKIPLENIQKIYENSDQFRQRYAKLFELREKFQYHLLNCSTYPPQAVAALLRGLIYQERELGNQPDSHGRYRFDLPVDVIARACQLNQRTVEQVLKGMQQENLIEAVKDSEVSGDLIQVIDPEALKEVYSATRDKVSWWPLR, encoded by the coding sequence ATGGCAAAAGTGAGTAAACAGCCGAAAATTAACCCTCTTAAACAGCTAATTGACAGCAATTTCCTGTTTAAGGGCTTAGAGGAACAGTTATTAGCAGAATATCTAAGTATAGACAGTCTGAAAGTTGAGAAGCTTTTTTCCAATCGTCCCGTCTATACTGCTTTTCTAGCGGATGAATATCTAGATGTCCTTTACGTCATCGTGGATGAAGGATTAGTGATTATCCGCAGTGCCCCCTTAGATCGTATTATTGCCATCACTTATCCTGGTGATTGTTTTGGTATGAGAAGCTTACCTTTTAGTCACGGGTTAGCTAGTCGGGCTTTTCCGAGTTTAGTAGAAGCTTACAAAACTACCCACGTCATTAAAATTCCTTTAGAAAACATTCAGAAAATTTATGAAAATAGCGATCAATTCCGGCAACGTTATGCCAAGCTCTTTGAATTACGCGAAAAATTCCAGTATCATCTGCTTAATTGCAGTACCTATCCACCTCAAGCCGTAGCCGCTTTATTACGAGGATTAATCTATCAAGAACGAGAGTTAGGCAACCAACCCGATAGTCATGGGCGTTATCGGTTCGATCTGCCGGTAGATGTGATCGCCCGAGCGTGCCAACTTAACCAACGTACTGTAGAGCAAGTTCTCAAAGGAATGCAACAAGAAAATTTAATTGAAGCGGTGAAAGATAGTGAGGTTTCAGGAGATTTAATTCAAGTGATCGACCCAGAAGCTCTCAAGGAGGTTTATAGTGCCACTCGAGATAAGGTTTCTTGGTGGCCACTACGGTAA
- a CDS encoding sulfate ABC transporter substrate-binding protein, producing MHKSLKYLSLMLVGLAMSGVIAACSGSGGDSNKAANQPVEVTLVSYAVTQSAYSKIIPKFVEQWKNQTGQEVIFQQSYGGSGSQTRAVIDGLEADVVALALALDTKKIEKAGLIQAGWEKEFPNESIVTKSVAALVKRDDSVKVSTWADLANKDIKVITANPKTSGGARWNFLALWGSVTVAGGTPQQAEQYVAQVFKNAPVLPKDARESSDVFYKQGQGNVLINYENEVILAQQKGEKSNYVVPTDYNISIDSPIAIVDTNVDKHGTRKVAEAFVQYLFTPDAQREFAQAGFRPVDPTVTKEFASQYPEVKKLFTVKDLGGWSKIQAKFFDDGAVFDKILTKNGKS from the coding sequence ATGCACAAATCCTTAAAATACTTGAGCTTAATGTTAGTCGGCTTGGCGATGAGTGGAGTGATCGCCGCTTGTTCAGGTTCCGGTGGAGATAGCAATAAGGCGGCTAACCAACCCGTCGAAGTCACTTTGGTATCTTATGCAGTTACTCAAAGTGCTTATTCTAAAATCATCCCGAAATTTGTCGAGCAATGGAAAAATCAAACCGGACAAGAAGTCATATTTCAACAAAGCTACGGGGGATCAGGCTCACAAACTCGGGCTGTGATTGATGGACTAGAAGCCGATGTGGTTGCTCTTGCTCTGGCATTGGATACCAAAAAGATTGAAAAAGCAGGATTAATTCAAGCCGGTTGGGAAAAAGAATTTCCCAATGAATCGATTGTTACAAAATCCGTAGCCGCTTTAGTCAAACGGGATGACAGCGTTAAAGTTTCCACCTGGGCTGATTTAGCCAACAAAGACATCAAGGTGATTACTGCCAACCCAAAAACCTCCGGGGGAGCTAGATGGAACTTTTTAGCCCTTTGGGGATCAGTCACAGTTGCAGGAGGAACGCCTCAACAAGCCGAACAGTATGTCGCTCAAGTCTTCAAAAATGCCCCCGTTTTACCCAAAGATGCGCGGGAATCTAGCGATGTCTTCTATAAACAAGGGCAAGGAAATGTGTTGATCAACTACGAAAATGAGGTAATTTTAGCCCAACAAAAGGGAGAAAAATCTAACTATGTTGTGCCAACCGATTACAACATTTCTATCGATAGTCCTATAGCTATTGTTGATACCAACGTGGATAAACATGGCACTCGGAAAGTGGCCGAAGCCTTTGTCCAATATCTCTTTACCCCAGATGCTCAACGAGAATTTGCTCAGGCAGGTTTTCGTCCTGTTGATCCCACTGTTACCAAAGAATTTGCTAGTCAGTATCCCGAAGTTAAAAAGCTTTTTACAGTAAAAGACTTAGGGGGATGGAGCAAAATTCAAGCCAAATTCTTTGATGATGGTGCAGTTTTTGACAAAATTTTGACAAAAAATGGGAAATCTTAG
- a CDS encoding NIL domain-containing protein, producing MTTPQPLHLDQSEFDRPTETRLKIKIPQKYQQQPIISRLTSHHGLEVNIVAALLGANSQNDGWFDLEIRGSSQQIDNALLDLAELDVEVWYQSGQEIDGW from the coding sequence ATGACTACCCCTCAACCTTTACATCTAGACCAATCAGAATTTGACCGCCCAACTGAAACTCGTCTTAAAATAAAAATTCCACAAAAATATCAACAACAGCCGATAATTTCGCGCTTAACTTCTCATCACGGATTAGAAGTCAATATAGTAGCTGCTCTTTTAGGTGCTAATAGTCAAAATGATGGTTGGTTTGATTTAGAAATTCGGGGAAGTTCTCAACAAATAGATAATGCGTTACTAGACCTAGCTGAATTAGATGTAGAGGTTTGGTATCAATCAGGACAAGAAATAGATGGATGGTAA
- the cysT gene encoding sulfate ABC transporter permease subunit CysT: protein MDGNSQMTKVDTSYYPGKTKKLSKQKLINSISWPWLITVIYILIILILPSAALLTKSLTLGWGKFWEIATSPVAISAYGVSFLTALVAGLINGLLGTIVAWVLVRYEFPGKKIIDASVDLPFAIPTSVAGLVLATVYSENGWIGQIFAPFGIRIAFTRLGVFVAMLFISLPFVIRTLQPVLQEMETEVEEAAWSLGASEKQTFVRVILPPLLPPILTGVALGFSRAVGEYGSVVIVSSNIPFNDLIAPVLVFQRLEQYDYAGATVIGTVLLIISLVILLVINLLQQWGRRYAIK, encoded by the coding sequence ATGGATGGTAATTCACAAATGACAAAAGTTGACACGAGTTATTACCCAGGTAAAACAAAAAAATTATCTAAGCAAAAATTAATTAATAGTATTTCTTGGCCTTGGTTAATTACAGTGATCTATATTCTGATCATTCTCATCTTACCAAGTGCCGCCCTATTGACTAAATCTTTAACCCTAGGATGGGGAAAATTTTGGGAAATTGCTACCAGTCCAGTGGCCATATCAGCCTATGGCGTGAGTTTTCTGACTGCTTTAGTGGCTGGTTTAATTAATGGATTACTGGGAACAATTGTGGCCTGGGTATTAGTACGCTATGAATTTCCCGGCAAAAAAATTATTGATGCTTCGGTAGATTTACCCTTTGCGATTCCCACTTCGGTAGCGGGTTTAGTCTTAGCAACGGTTTATAGTGAAAATGGGTGGATAGGTCAAATTTTTGCTCCTTTTGGCATAAGAATCGCCTTTACCCGTTTAGGGGTATTTGTCGCCATGCTCTTTATTTCTCTTCCTTTTGTCATCCGAACTTTACAACCGGTTTTACAAGAAATGGAAACCGAAGTAGAAGAAGCGGCATGGTCTCTAGGCGCGTCGGAAAAACAAACCTTTGTGCGAGTGATTCTACCTCCATTACTTCCCCCGATTTTAACCGGGGTAGCTCTGGGTTTTTCTAGAGCAGTAGGAGAATATGGCTCAGTAGTTATTGTTTCTTCTAATATTCCTTTTAATGATTTAATTGCGCCCGTGTTGGTGTTTCAAAGATTGGAACAATATGATTATGCAGGGGCAACCGTAATTGGAACCGTTTTGTTAATTATTTCCCTGGTAATCTTGCTCGTCATTAATCTTTTACAACAGTGGGGCCGTCGCTATGCAATCAAGTAA